A window of the Fusarium fujikuroi IMI 58289 draft genome, chromosome FFUJ_chr09 genome harbors these coding sequences:
- a CDS encoding related to histidine kinase — translation MSSSAELQREREVQGYFQSWQIAQGSSLKVARSVDSISAPSQINDAHTPQPSSDKALSAFAQLAVFRLNVKRCMVSLIDSSNQYILAEATRNLRLGSLEEEPGANTTGDKKDSKIAEYNSDLWLGTSILSRPEAVCEHCLHNTCTGRDPDGKTYTTSGLIVPDCRLDDRFKSRVYVQSEPGVRFYAGVPIFSRKGYKVGAYAVSDEQPRDGLSIEDVKFMQSVAQAITEHLEWARDRVDRFKGERIVRGLATFIEGCSSDDPILSKEDQPQRPSIKRPPGMTITATRRSSLHNTMRKVDPDSNQRSQKATSPPRKHKPQTDGLSRMYHRAADNLRSAILADGVVLFGATASNVQHRTRAVQVGQGGATNADGLRTQVAAEADTFSTESSDSETSPLSRPCKLLAYSLADKGKPLDLEQGPSFSIGTLEKYFSLFPKGKTFTFTEEGAGLSSDDDSASDGSPAPAGGRSKRRKEKIDHKELLKKIPGAKAVVFLPLFDYVEDKLVGGCFLWTSVPGRMMNLDEDLSYLRAFGNSITSQVGRINTRKNEAAKTTFIASMSHELRSPLHGILGAAEFLKDAVTDSYEAGLVNSIATCGKTLLDTLNHVLDFSKINNLGSGHLRKGAKHNKVISLSSDSMESLNMTASVDLSILVEEVVDAVATGHNFKRLPRKQQDDVILGGKDSQGAPEPGTDLPVSILLDVSPRASWMVKTQPGALRRIVMNLFGNALKYTALGFVLVSVRAQEISGDSRIDVLIRVTDTGKGMSEDFQQNRLFVPFSQEDSFQPGTGLGLSIVKQIVDSLGGTLEVKSEQDKGTEIEVRLRLEPVPQENPKPEEPMASMVKQLRGRSLVLLEASEDFHSRTITKQVEVRNEALMEIFSSWFNMKAAREVDTDVPNADFYLYCEPPSAKTLEKRFEETAIDGRRNKKAPIIIISLNEEEAAKISRAQSKALARLSDVVEVIPQPCGPRKLAQVFSRCLNRIGEVREDDNNRNPIQSAQTDGKQSKEQNTPDREDATEQMNSKLHQDKNNKRVRAETTTSPLPRGKEEQSRPKNDSRNNGQNNEKKEKMSGKAHVLLVDDNKINLNLLTMFMKKCGFSYEEAENGEEAVDTFKKSTIGDAEPGAAVKKHFDYILMDISMPVMNGIEATKRIRKLETEYKVPRTTVFALTGLASADARLDAMSAGVDLFLPKPVKFAELKTMIENN, via the exons ATGTCGAGCTCTGCAGAGCTGCAACGCGAACGCGAGGTGCAGGGTTACTTTCAGAGCTGGCAGATAGCCCAAGGATCCTCTCTCAAGGTCGCCAGAAGCGTCGACAGCATCAGCGCGCCATCTCAGATCAATGACGCACACACGCCTCAGCCCTCTTCCGACAAAGCGCTCTCGGCTTTTGCGCAACTCGCTGTCTTTCGTCTCAACGTGAAGCGTTGTATGGTTTCGCTCATCGATTCTTCTAATCAATACATTCTCGCCGAAGCCACGCGAAATCTGCGATTGGGATCActcgaagaagaaccagGTGCAAATACGACGGGCGACAAGAAAGACTCCAAAATAGCCGAATATAACAGTGATTTATGGT TGGGAACCTCCATTCTCTCCCGCCCAGAAGCTGTTTGCGAGCACTGCCTACACAATACATGCACCGGTCGCGATCCCGATGGCAAAACATACACTACCTCTGGCCTTATCGTTCCCGATTGTCGCCTCGATGATCGCTTCAAATCGCGTGTATATGTCCAATCCGAACCAGGTGTGCGCTTCTACGCTGGTGTACCCATCTTCTCACGAAAGGGATACAAGGTCGGAGCGTATGCTGTTTCAGACGAACAACCGCGCGATGGACTATCGATCGAGGACGTGAAGTTTATGCAGAGTGTTGCGCAAGCTATCACTGAACATTTAGAATGGGCACGCGACCGTGTTGACAGGTTCAAAGGCGAGCGCATCGTTCGCGGACTAGCCACCTTCATCGAAGGCTGCTCAAGTGACGATCCTATTTTGTCAAAGGAGGATCAACCTCAGAGACCTTCTATCAAACGTCCCCCGGGCATGACTATAACGGCGACGAGACGCTCCTCTTTGCACAACACCATGCGCAAGGTTGATCCTGACTCCAACCAAAGATCTCAGAAAGCTACGTCACCGCCTCGCAAGCACAAGCCACAGACGGACGGTTTATCAAGAATGTACCATCGAGCGGCCGATAACCTACGATCTGCAATTCTCGCCGATGGAGTTGTGCTCTTCGGTGCCACAGCCTCCAACGTTCAGCATCGAACCCGAGCGGTACAGGTAGGGCAGGGTGGTGCCACGAACGCGGACGGGCTGCGTACGCAAGTTGCTGCAGAGGCCGATACCTTCAGCACAGAGAGCTCCGACTCCGAGACATCACCGCTGTCAAGACCCTGCAAGCTTCTTGCTTACTCGTTGGCAGATAAAGGCAAACCTTTAGACCTCGAGCAAGGTCCATCCTTCTCTATCGGAACTCTCGAGAAATACTTTTCACTCTTTCCTAAAGGAAAGACGTTTACGTTTACAGAAGAAGGGGCCGGTCTTTCGTCTGATGACGATAGTGCGAGCGATGGTAGCCCTGCTCCCGCCGGGGGGAGAAGCAAGCGGCgcaaagagaagattgaTCACAAGGAACTCCTTAAGAAGATTCCTGGGGCAAAAGCCGTTGTCTTTTTGCCATTGTTTGACTACGTCGAGGATAAACTTGTTGGCGGATGTTTCCTTTGGACGTCGGTGCCGGGTCgcatgatgaacttggatGAGGACCTTTCCTACCTACGAGCTTTCGgcaacagcatcaccagtCAAGTCGGACGAATAAATACACGAAAGAACGAAGCAGCAAAAACTACATTCATCGCCAGTATGAGTCACGAATTACGAAGTCCGCTACATGGAATTTTAGGCGCTGCTGAATTCCTCAAAGACGCAGTTACAGACTCGTATGAAGCCGGCCTCGTCAACTCAATCGCGACCTGTGGCAAGACACTTCTCGATACCTTGAACCACGTACTAGACTTTAGCAAGATAAACAATCTCGGCAGCGGACATCTGCGAAAAGGTGCAAAACACAACAAGGTCATTAGCCTCTCTTCTGATTCCATGGAGAGTCTAAATATGACGGCTTCAGTAGATCTCTCCATTCTTGTCGAGGAGGTTGTCGACGCTGTGGCAACTGGTCACAACTTCAAAAGGCTTCCCAGGAAGCAACAAGACGATGTAATATTGGGCGGCAAGGATAGCCAAGGAGCTCCAGAGCCTGGAACCGACCTTCCTGTATCAATCCTTCTGGATGTTAGCCCGAGGGCATCATGGATGGTCAAGACACAGCCTGGCGCTCTTCGAAGGATCGTCATGAATCTGTTCGGCAACGCGCTCAAGTACACAGCATTAGGTTTTGTACTTGTCTCGGTGCGTGCACAAGAGATCAGCGGCGATTCTAGAATAGATGTCTTGATCCGAGTCACGGATACCGGAAAAGGAATGTCGGAGGACTTTCAACAGAATCGTCTCTTTGTTCCTTTTAGCCAGGAAGATTCCTTTCAACCTGGCACTGGTCTGGGCTTGAGTATTGTCAAACAGATTGTGGATTCACTTGGAGGAACGCTCGAGGTCAAGTCGGAACAGGATAAGGGTACTGAGATTGAAGTCCGCCTCCGTCTCGAGCCGGTTCCTCAAGAGAACCCGAAGCCGGAAGAGCCTATGGCATCCATGGTTAAACAGCTTCGGGGAAGATCTTTGGTGCTCCTGGAAGCAAGTGAGGACTTCCACTCGAGAACCATTACCAAACAAGTCGAGGTGCGCAACGAAGCCTTGATGGAAATCTTCTCAAGTTGGTTCAACATGAAGGCTGCAAGAGAGGTAGATACGGATGTGCCCAACGCCGATTTCTATCTCTATTGTGAACCTCCTTCTGCAAAAACTCTCGAGAAGCGTTTTGAAGAGACCGCGATAGACGGACGCCGCAATAAGAAAGCgcctatcatcatcatcagtctgAACGAAGAGGAAGCGGCAAAAATATCGAGAGCTCAGAGTAAGGCTTTAGCCAGATTATCAGATGTGGTTGAAGTCATTCCACAACC ATGTGGCCCCAGAAAGCTCGCCCAAGTATTCAGCCGATGCTTGAACAGGATTGGGGAGGTCAGAGAAGACGATAACAACAGAAACCCCATCCAGAGTGCGCAGACAGATGGCAAACAGTCAAAGGAGCAGAACACTCCGGACAGAGAGGACGCAACAGAACAGATGAACTCGAAACTACATCAAGATAAGAACAATAAACGCGTTCGGGCTGAGACTACTACGTCGCCATTACCCCGAGGAAAGGAAGAACAGAGCCGCCCCAAAAACGATAGCCGGAACAATGGCCAGAATAACGAAAAGAAGGAGA AAATGTCAGGCAAGGCACACGTCCTACTCGTCGacgacaacaagatcaatctcaacctcctAACAATGTTCATGAAGAAGTGCGGGTTCTCCTACGAGGAGGCCGAGAACGGAGAAGAGGCCGTCGATACGTTTAAAAAGTCGACAATCGGCGACGCAGAACCAGGGGCAGCCGTCAAGAAGCACTTCGACTACATCTTGATGGACATAAGCATGCCCGTCATGAACGGCATCGAGGCGACAAAAAGGATCCGCAAGCTCGAGACCGAGTACAAGGTTCCGCGGACGACGGTGTTTGCGCTGACGGGGCTGGCGAGCGCGGATGCGAGGCTGGATGCCATGTCGGCGGGCGTGGACCTGTTTTTGCCCAAGCCGGTCAAGTTTGCCgagttgaagacgatgattgaaaataattag
- a CDS encoding related to light induced alcohol dehydrogenase Bli-4 — protein MGNTYSLFFPPNPPFTEEDLAAQNGRVFIVTGGYSGVGFELSRMLYQAGGSVYIAGRSQDKAESAIKQLKEQYPDASGSLSFLKIALDDLDSIKTAAEDFKSRESRLDVLFNNAGVSNPPAGSVSAQGYELSMATNAIGPWYLTQLLVPILKETAKSQPPASVRVIWTASIVTDLSVPKGGVKMEEVINPSKDQQVNYTNSKTGNWYLARVLADQIGSHGILSICHNPGNLHSNLLRHMPSIVGYIVSPLLYHAKFGAYTNLWSGLSPDLQIEDGGRFILPWGRFHPSPRADLLENLKSEEQGGTGTAVEFAEYCDKIIADHQ, from the coding sequence ATGGGCAATACGTATTCTTTATTCTTTCCCCCGAATCCACCGTTTACGGAGGAGGACCTCGCCGCGCAGAATGGGCGCGTCTTCATTGTGACAGGCGGCTACTCCGGCGTGGGCTTCGAATTGAGTCGTATGCTCTATCAAGCTGGCGGATCCGTTTACATCGCTGGAAGATCACAAGACAAAGCAGAGTCAGCTATCAAACAACTCAAGGAACAATATCCCGATGCAAGCGGCAGCCTGAGTTTTCTCAAGATAGCCCTCGATGACCTGGATTCCATAAAAACAGCGGCAGAAGATTTCAAGTCGAGAGAGTCCAGGCTCGATGTCCTTTTCAACAACGCAGGAGTCTCCAACCCTCCAGCTGGTTCGGTCTCAGCTCAAGGATATGAACTCAGTATGGCAACGAACGCTATCGGGCCTTGGTATCTCACGCAGCTTCTCGTACCAATTCTGAAAGAAACGGCAAAGAGCCAGCCGCCAGCATCAGTTCGAGTAATCTGGACGGCCTCCATCGTCACAGATCTCTCTGTTCCAAAGGGTGGAgtcaagatggaagaagtcATCAATCCATCTAAAGACCAGCAAGTCAACTATACAAATTCAAAGACAGGAAACTGGTACCTCGCCAGGGTTCTAGCAGATCAGATTGGCTCTCATGGTATTCTCAGCATTTGTCACAATCCCGGGAATCTTCACAGTAACCTGCTTCGCCACATGCCGTCGATTGTTGGCTATATCGTTTCGCCGCTTCTTTATCATGCCAAGTTCGGCGCTTATACCAACCTATGGTCTGGTCTCTCGCCGGACTTGCAGATTGAGGATGGAGGGAGGTTTATCTTGCCTTGGGGTCGCTTTCATCCGAGCCCTAGGGCTGACTTGTTGGAGAATCTCAAGTCAGAGGAGCAGGGAGGAACGGGGACTGCGGTTGAGTTTGCGGAGTACTGTGATAAGATTATTGCAGATCATCAGTAG
- a CDS encoding related to integral membrane protein translates to MAAESGETGQTGPISVSLPVNMAIAGLFAIACYNCLEILISLLSRFKRHDGLYFWSMMVATLGILLHSIVVMLRYYSLGPNFLLCVLTCVGWYGMVTGQSVVLYSRLHLIVEDKSKTRWVLYMIVINFFILHVPTTVLFLGSNTKHSARYIGAFNVYERIQLAGFCIQETIISGLYIWETSRGLKPIFAVRKKMERKIMRYLIIVNILVILLDISLIVTQYMSHFNIQTTYKPVVYSIKLKMEFVVLNKLLLLVQHSDCNCMHIVGEPETPPPDPSSVECQSIGRNSSTRTGSDVPIQMNVAPIQMNHFQKYNTNASSQSGGRHQKASPLNFLDYCE, encoded by the coding sequence ATGGCCGCTGAGTCTGGGGAGACTGGCCAGACGGGGCCAATTTCCGTGTCGTTGCCGGtcaacatggccatcgcGGGCCTCTTCGCCATAGCGTGCTACAATTGTCTCGAGATCCTCATCTCGCTACTGAGTCGCTTCAAACGTCACGATGGGCTCTATTTCTGGAGCATGATGGTAGCGACTCTGGGCATCTTGCTGCACAGTATCGTTGTCATGTTGAGGTACTACAGCTTGGGGCCCAATTTCTTGCTCTGCGTTTTGACCTGTGTGGGCTGGTATGGTATGGTCACCGGTCAATCTGTCGTGCTGTATTCTCGACTACATCTCATCGTTGAGGATAAGTCCAAGACGCGTTGGGTTTTATACATGATCgtcatcaacttcttcatACTGCATGTTCCGACGaccgtcctcttcctcggaaGCAACACCAAGCACTCAGCCCGCTACATCGGCGCCTTCAACGTCTACGAGCGCATCCAACTCGCCGGCTTCTGCATCCAAGAAACAATCATCTCAGGTCTCTACATATGGGAAACGTCGCGGGGCCTCAAACCGATCTTTGCCGTGCGCAAGAAGATGGAGCGCAAGATCATGCGAtacctcatcatcgtcaacatcctcgtcatcctcctcgacaTCAGCCTCATCGTCACGCAGTACATGAGCCACTTCAACATCCAAACAACCTACAAGCCCGTCGTATACAGCATCAAACTAAAGATGGAGTTCGTGGTGCTCAACAAATTGTTGCTGCTCGTCCAACACAGCGACTGCAATTGCATGCACATCGTCGGCGAACCCGAAACCCCACCGCCAGATCCTTCAAGCGTCGAATGTCAATCAATCGGACGGAATTCCTCCACGCGAACAGGGAGCGACGTTCCCATTCAAATGAATGTCGCCCCAATTCAAATGAACCACTTTCAAAAGTACAATACCAACGCATCGTCACAGTCGGGAGGTCGTCACCAAAAGGCCAGCCCTCTAAACTTTCTCGACTACTGTGAGTAA
- a CDS encoding related to O-methylsterigmatocystin oxidoreductase: MFEISDFLVGVSLAFLIYIGLQKLGNASKRAPLPPGPKGLPLLGNLSDLPPPGVFEAHHWLKFKDIYGPISSITVMGQTIIIINNWELASQLLGKKSAKHSSRPKIMMAGEMVGWENSLGFSPYNDRFRTYRKNMARIIGSKRAAAKYDRLQEAEVAHFLLHVLDDPERFIDHIRKEAGSVILRIAYGYTAEPFKEDILIRMAGQAMDDVTAAGVPAAFLVDILPLLRYVPDWVPGASFKRLAKKWASELDDLAEKPYAFVKHQHASGKQDNSFVSRLLEVGESTEEARFTTKWSALSLYAAGADTTVSSISLFFLAMILYPGIQENAQEEIDGVIGNERLPDCSDRPSLPYVNAVVKEVLRWNPVVPMGLPHTSTVDDVFEGYFIPKDALIMPNIWYFAHDPEIHHEPMRFNPERFLSTDGNQPEQDPHAYTFGFGRRVCPGRVLADKALFLNIAQSLAVLHIRKDENGAQPELLFTPGMISHPEPFKAAITPRSPHHERLIRSLEQEFPWEQSDSHVIEKMQRQAS; this comes from the exons ATGTTCGAGATATCGGATTTCCTTGTTGGGGTTTCCCTTGCATTTCTGATTTATATCGGTCTCCAAAAACTTGGCAATGCCTCAAAGCGAGCTCCTCTTCCCCCGGGACCAAAGGGTCTTCCTTTACTAGGAAACCTGAGCGATCTTCCGCCGCCCGGCGTGTTTGAAGCGCATCACTGGTTGAAGTTCAAGGACATCTATG GACCCATCAGCTCTATCACGGTAATGGGACAgacaatcatcatcataaacAACTGGGAACTTGCATCGCAACTGCTGGGTAAAAAGTCCGCAAAGCATTCCTCCAGACCCAAGATTATGATGGCAGGCGAAAT GGTTGGCTGGGAAAACTCTCTTGGCTTCTCACCATACAACGATCGCTTCAGAACGTACCGGAAGAACATGGCTCGAATAATCGGATCGAAAAGGGCCGCGGCAAAGTATGACAGACTGcaagaagctgaagttgCTCATTTCTTACTGCATGTCTTGGACGACCCAGAGAGGTTCATTGACCATATCAGAAA GGAAGCCGGCTCAGTTATTCTGAGAATCGCTTACGGATATACAGCTGAGCCGTTCAAGGAAGACATACTCATAAGAATGGCGGGCCAGGCCATGGATGATGTAACAGCAGCTGGTGTCCCTGCCGCGTTCCTTGTTGATATACTACCCCTAT TGAGATACGTACCAGACTGGGTTCCAGGCGCGAGCTTCAAGAGGCTTGCCAAAAAATGGGCTTCAGAACTGGACGATCTTGCCGAAAAGCCTTATGCTTTTGTCAAGCACCAGCACGCCTCGGGTAAACAAGATAACTCATTTGTCTCACGACTTCTCGAAGTTGGAGAGTCGACAGAGGAAGCGAGGTTCACGACCAAGTGGTCTGCCTTGTCACTGTACGCTGCCGGTGCTGATACG ACCGTCTCTTCCATTTCTCTGTTCTTTCTAGCAATGATATTGTACCCTGGTATCCAGGAGAATGCCCAAGAGGAGATTGACGGCGTAATCGGCAACGAGAGACTGCCTGATTGTTCAGATCGGCCAAGTCTTCCTTATGTTAATGCGGTAGTTAAGGAGGTTCTTCGATGGAATCCAGTAGTCCCTATGGGGCTGCCTCATACAAGCACTGTAGATGATGTGTTTGAGGGATACTTTATTCCCAAAGACGCCCTGATCATGCCCAATATCTG GTACTTTGCCCACGACCCTGAGATCCACCATGAACCGATGCGCTTCAATCCGGAGCGCTTCTTGTCTACCGACGGCAATCAACCTGAACAAGACCCGCATGCGTACACATTCGGCTTTGGGCGCCGCGTATGCCCGGGGCGTGTCTTAGCCGACAAAGCATTATTTCTCAACATCGCCCAGTCTCTCGCTGTATTGCATATTAGAAAAGACGAAAATGGTGCTCAACCTGAACTCCTATTTACCCCCGGGATGATCAGCCACCCCGAGCCGTTCAAAGCCGCTATTACGCCCAGGTCGCCACACCATGAGCGACTAATCCGGTCATTGGAGCAAGAGTTTCCCTGGGAACAGAGCGACAGCCATGTCATAGAGAAGATGCAGCGCCAAGCATCGTGA
- a CDS encoding related to Virulence protein STM3117 codes for MSSFAVVKDIDHLVLTCNDIPATIEWYTKYLGMKSETFTSATDPSSPPRSALKFGTHKINLHQRGKEFEPKARTALPGTADLCFIIEDGTDLQGLIEGFEKEGIKVLEGGKVVGRTGAMGGIRSIYVRDPDGNLIELSQYST; via the exons ATGTCCTCCTTCGCCGTAGTGAAAGATATCGACCACCTCGTCCTAACATGCAATGACATCCCGGCCACTATAGAATGGTACACCAAATATCTCGGCATGAAGTCCGAGACCTTCACATCAGCAACCGACCCCTCGTCTCCACCTCGCAGCGCCTTGAAATTCGGCACTCACAAGATCAATCTTCATCAGCGCGGTAAAGAGTTTGAACCGAAGGCGAGAACTGCATTGCCTGGTACTGCTGATCTGTGCTTTATTATCGAGGATGGGACAGATCTGCAGGGCTTGATTGAGGGGTTTGAGAAGGAGGGTATAAAGGTTCTGGAAGGGGGAAAGGTTGTTGGGAGAACGGGGGCTATGGGAGGGATTAGGAGTATTTATGTTCGGGATCCTGATGGGAATTTGATTGA ATTGTCCCAGTACTCGACTTAG